Proteins encoded within one genomic window of Calonectris borealis chromosome 1, bCalBor7.hap1.2, whole genome shotgun sequence:
- the LOC142078291 gene encoding rab-like protein 2A isoform X6, with protein sequence MADAAAAEQARDEAAAGAEETVKIICLGDSAVGKSKLLERFLLDGFRPQQLSTFALTLYKHRARVDGQTVLVDFWDTAGQERFQSMHASYYHKAHACIMVFDVQRKVTYKNLNSWYKELREFRPEIPCVVVANKIDADMKVTQKSFNFARKFSLPFYFVSAADGTNVVKLFNDAIKLAIAYKQNSGDFMDEVMRELEVGRGEVVTL encoded by the exons ATGGCGGatgcggcggcggcggagcaggCCCGGGATGAGGCCGCGGCCGGCGCGGAGGAGACTGTGAAGATCATCTGCCTGGGCGACAGCGCCGTGGGCAAGTCCAA GCTGCTGGAGAGGTTCCTGCTCGACGGCTT CCGCCCCCAGCAGCTCTCCACCTTCGCCCTGACGCTCTACAAGCACCGTGCTCGGGTGGACGGGCAGACGGTCCTCGTGG ACTTCTGGGACACAGCTGGACAGGAGAGGTTCCAGAGCATGCATGCATCCTATTACCATAAGGCTCATGCTTGTATCATG GTGTTTGATGTGCAGCGGAAAGTCACCTACAAGAACTTAAACAGCTGGTACAAGGAGCTGAGAGAATTCCGCCCAGAGATTCCTTGCGTTGTGGTGGCCAACAAAATCGATG CGGATATGAAGGTGACCCAGAAAAGCTTCAACTTTGCCCGGAAGTTCAGTTTGCCCTTTTACTTTGTGTCTGCTGCCGATGGCACCAATGTAGTGAAG CTCTTCAATGATGCTATCAAACTGGCAATTGCTTACAAACAGAATTCAGGAGATTTCATGGACGAGGTCATGCGAGAACTGGAG GTTGGAAGGGGTGAGGTGGTGACCCTCTGA
- the LOC142078291 gene encoding uncharacterized protein LOC142078291 isoform X3, translated as MQQYMDPKTWQGSFLQWARGCQTVVCRQGNGEMKRSQNHRMVEIGRDLWRSSCPTPCSSRATYGQLPRTMSRWLFNIPRRETSPLWAACASAWSTSQWKKVFLMFRENLLCCGHCLWSCHWAPLERASLHLVYALPSDFWDTAGQERFQSMHASYYHKAHACIMVFDVQRKVTYKNLNSWYKELREFRPEIPCVVVANKIDADMKVTQKSFNFARKFSLPFYFVSAADGTNVVKLFNDAIKLAIAYKQNSGDFMDEVMRELEVR; from the exons ATGCAACAGTATATGGACCCAAAAACATGGCAGGGGAGTTTTTTGCAGTGGGCAAGGGGATGCCAAACAGTGGTTTGTAGGCAGGGAAATGGGGAAATGAAgcgatcacagaatcacagaatggttgagattggaagggacctctggagatcatcctgTCCAACtccctgttcaagcagggccacctacggccagttgcccaggacaatgtccagatggcttttcaatattccaaggagggagacttcacctctctgggcagcctgtgcaaGCGCTTGGTCAACCTCACAGTGGAAAAAggttttcctgatgttcagagagaacctCCTATGTTGTggccattgcctctggtcctgtcactgggcaccactggaaagagcctcgCTCCATCTTGTTTATGctcttccttcag ACTTCTGGGACACAGCTGGACAGGAGAGGTTCCAGAGCATGCATGCATCCTATTACCATAAGGCTCATGCTTGTATCATG GTGTTTGATGTGCAGCGGAAAGTCACCTACAAGAACTTAAACAGCTGGTACAAGGAGCTGAGAGAATTCCGCCCAGAGATTCCTTGCGTTGTGGTGGCCAACAAAATCGATG CGGATATGAAGGTGACCCAGAAAAGCTTCAACTTTGCCCGGAAGTTCAGTTTGCCCTTTTACTTTGTGTCTGCTGCCGATGGCACCAATGTAGTGAAG CTCTTCAATGATGCTATCAAACTGGCAATTGCTTACAAACAGAATTCAGGAGATTTCATGGACGAGGTCATGCGAGAACTGGAG GTCCGCTAG
- the LOC142078291 gene encoding rab-like protein 2A isoform X7: MHASYYHKAHACIMVFDVQRKVTYKNLNSWYKELREFRPEIPCVVVANKIDADMKVTQKSFNFARKFSLPFYFVSAADGTNVVKLFNDAIKLAIAYKQNSGDFMDEVMRELESFDLQKKSEDLLDKEESCPEEEPPSA; this comes from the exons ATGCATGCATCCTATTACCATAAGGCTCATGCTTGTATCATG GTGTTTGATGTGCAGCGGAAAGTCACCTACAAGAACTTAAACAGCTGGTACAAGGAGCTGAGAGAATTCCGCCCAGAGATTCCTTGCGTTGTGGTGGCCAACAAAATCGATG CGGATATGAAGGTGACCCAGAAAAGCTTCAACTTTGCCCGGAAGTTCAGTTTGCCCTTTTACTTTGTGTCTGCTGCCGATGGCACCAATGTAGTGAAG CTCTTCAATGATGCTATCAAACTGGCAATTGCTTACAAACAGAATTCAGGAGATTTCATGGACGAGGTCATGCGAGAACTGGAG AGCTTTGACCTGCAGAAGAAGAGTGAGGATTTGTTGGATAAAGAGGAGAGCTGCCCTGAAGAGGAGCCCCCATCTGCCTAA
- the LOC142078291 gene encoding uncharacterized protein LOC142078291 isoform X2 yields MQQYMDPKTWQGSFLQWARGCQTVVCRQGNGEMKRSQNHRMVEIGRDLWRSSCPTPCSSRATYGQLPRTMSRWLFNIPRRETSPLWAACASAWSTSQWKKVFLMFRENLLCCGHCLWSCHWAPLERASLHLVYALPSDFWDTAGQERFQSMHASYYHKAHACIMVFDVQRKVTYKNLNSWYKELREFRPEIPCVVVANKIDADMKVTQKSFNFARKFSLPFYFVSAADGTNVVKLFNDAIKLAIAYKQNSGDFMDEVMRELEVGRGEVVTL; encoded by the exons ATGCAACAGTATATGGACCCAAAAACATGGCAGGGGAGTTTTTTGCAGTGGGCAAGGGGATGCCAAACAGTGGTTTGTAGGCAGGGAAATGGGGAAATGAAgcgatcacagaatcacagaatggttgagattggaagggacctctggagatcatcctgTCCAACtccctgttcaagcagggccacctacggccagttgcccaggacaatgtccagatggcttttcaatattccaaggagggagacttcacctctctgggcagcctgtgcaaGCGCTTGGTCAACCTCACAGTGGAAAAAggttttcctgatgttcagagagaacctCCTATGTTGTggccattgcctctggtcctgtcactgggcaccactggaaagagcctcgCTCCATCTTGTTTATGctcttccttcag ACTTCTGGGACACAGCTGGACAGGAGAGGTTCCAGAGCATGCATGCATCCTATTACCATAAGGCTCATGCTTGTATCATG GTGTTTGATGTGCAGCGGAAAGTCACCTACAAGAACTTAAACAGCTGGTACAAGGAGCTGAGAGAATTCCGCCCAGAGATTCCTTGCGTTGTGGTGGCCAACAAAATCGATG CGGATATGAAGGTGACCCAGAAAAGCTTCAACTTTGCCCGGAAGTTCAGTTTGCCCTTTTACTTTGTGTCTGCTGCCGATGGCACCAATGTAGTGAAG CTCTTCAATGATGCTATCAAACTGGCAATTGCTTACAAACAGAATTCAGGAGATTTCATGGACGAGGTCATGCGAGAACTGGAG GTTGGAAGGGGTGAGGTGGTGACCCTCTGA
- the LOC142078291 gene encoding uncharacterized protein LOC142078291 isoform X1 codes for MQQYMDPKTWQGSFLQWARGCQTVVCRQGNGEMKRSQNHRMVEIGRDLWRSSCPTPCSSRATYGQLPRTMSRWLFNIPRRETSPLWAACASAWSTSQWKKVFLMFRENLLCCGHCLWSCHWAPLERASLHLVYALPSDFWDTAGQERFQSMHASYYHKAHACIMVFDVQRKVTYKNLNSWYKELREFRPEIPCVVVANKIDADMKVTQKSFNFARKFSLPFYFVSAADGTNVVKLFNDAIKLAIAYKQNSGDFMDEVMRELESFDLQKKSEDLLDKEESCPEEEPPSA; via the exons ATGCAACAGTATATGGACCCAAAAACATGGCAGGGGAGTTTTTTGCAGTGGGCAAGGGGATGCCAAACAGTGGTTTGTAGGCAGGGAAATGGGGAAATGAAgcgatcacagaatcacagaatggttgagattggaagggacctctggagatcatcctgTCCAACtccctgttcaagcagggccacctacggccagttgcccaggacaatgtccagatggcttttcaatattccaaggagggagacttcacctctctgggcagcctgtgcaaGCGCTTGGTCAACCTCACAGTGGAAAAAggttttcctgatgttcagagagaacctCCTATGTTGTggccattgcctctggtcctgtcactgggcaccactggaaagagcctcgCTCCATCTTGTTTATGctcttccttcag ACTTCTGGGACACAGCTGGACAGGAGAGGTTCCAGAGCATGCATGCATCCTATTACCATAAGGCTCATGCTTGTATCATG GTGTTTGATGTGCAGCGGAAAGTCACCTACAAGAACTTAAACAGCTGGTACAAGGAGCTGAGAGAATTCCGCCCAGAGATTCCTTGCGTTGTGGTGGCCAACAAAATCGATG CGGATATGAAGGTGACCCAGAAAAGCTTCAACTTTGCCCGGAAGTTCAGTTTGCCCTTTTACTTTGTGTCTGCTGCCGATGGCACCAATGTAGTGAAG CTCTTCAATGATGCTATCAAACTGGCAATTGCTTACAAACAGAATTCAGGAGATTTCATGGACGAGGTCATGCGAGAACTGGAG AGCTTTGACCTGCAGAAGAAGAGTGAGGATTTGTTGGATAAAGAGGAGAGCTGCCCTGAAGAGGAGCCCCCATCTGCCTAA
- the LOC142078291 gene encoding uncharacterized protein LOC142078291 isoform X4, producing MQQYMDPKTWQGSFLQWARGCQTVVCRQGNGEMKRSQNHRMVEIGRDLWRSSCPTPCSSRATYGQLPRTMSRWLFNIPRRETSPLWAACASAWSTSQWKKVFLMFRENLLCCGHCLWSCHWAPLERASLHLVYALPSDFWDTAGQERFQSMHASYYHKAHACIMVFDVQRKVTYKNLNSWYKELREFRPEIPCVVVANKIDADMKVTQKSFNFARKFSLPFYFVSAADGTNVVKKPSASYFE from the exons ATGCAACAGTATATGGACCCAAAAACATGGCAGGGGAGTTTTTTGCAGTGGGCAAGGGGATGCCAAACAGTGGTTTGTAGGCAGGGAAATGGGGAAATGAAgcgatcacagaatcacagaatggttgagattggaagggacctctggagatcatcctgTCCAACtccctgttcaagcagggccacctacggccagttgcccaggacaatgtccagatggcttttcaatattccaaggagggagacttcacctctctgggcagcctgtgcaaGCGCTTGGTCAACCTCACAGTGGAAAAAggttttcctgatgttcagagagaacctCCTATGTTGTggccattgcctctggtcctgtcactgggcaccactggaaagagcctcgCTCCATCTTGTTTATGctcttccttcag ACTTCTGGGACACAGCTGGACAGGAGAGGTTCCAGAGCATGCATGCATCCTATTACCATAAGGCTCATGCTTGTATCATG GTGTTTGATGTGCAGCGGAAAGTCACCTACAAGAACTTAAACAGCTGGTACAAGGAGCTGAGAGAATTCCGCCCAGAGATTCCTTGCGTTGTGGTGGCCAACAAAATCGATG CGGATATGAAGGTGACCCAGAAAAGCTTCAACTTTGCCCGGAAGTTCAGTTTGCCCTTTTACTTTGTGTCTGCTGCCGATGGCACCAATGTAGTGAAG AAACCCAGTGCCTCTTACTTTGAGTGA
- the NME6 gene encoding nucleoside diphosphate kinase 6 isoform X1, with protein sequence MAAVGRSGRPLQLTLALLKPDAVAHPLVLEPLRLCPQAVHETILSNRFLIVRARKLRCGREESRRFYREHAGRFFYQRLVEFMASGPMWAYILAHENAVPLWRSLMGPTKVFRARNSVPDSIRGAYGLTDTRNTTHGSDSPASASREIAFFFPEFNEQLWYQQEEPRLRCGQVYYNAEERVHCVFRDEETELT encoded by the exons atGGCGGCCGTGGGACGCTCCGGGCGGCCGCTGCAGCTGACGCTGGCGCTGCTGAAGCCGGACGCCGTGGCCCACCCGCTGGTGCTAGAG CCACTGCGCCTCTGCCCACAGGCCGTGCACGAAACCATCCTCAGCAACCGGTTCCTCATCGTGCGCGCCAGGAAGCTGCGCTGCGGACGGGAGGAGAGCCGCCGCTTCTACCGGGAGCACGCGG GGCGGTTCTTCTACCAGCGGCTGGTGGAGTTCATGGCCAG TGGCCCCATGTGGGCTTATATCTTGGCCCATGAGAATGCTGTTCCCCTCTGGAGATCCCTGATGGGACCCACCAAAGTATTCCGAGCCCGAAACAGCGTCCCAGACTCCATCCGGGGAGCTTACGGCCTCACTGACACCAGGAATACCACTCATGGCTCAG ATTCACCAGCATCAGCCAGCAGagaaattgcctttttcttcccagagTTCAATGAACAGCTCTGGTACCAGCAGGAAGAGCCACGCCTGCGCTGTGGGCAGGTGTATTACAATGCAGAGGAGCGTGTCCACTGTGTGTTCCGAGATGAAGAAACAGAGTTGACCTGA
- the LOC142078291 gene encoding rab-like protein 2A isoform X5, whose amino-acid sequence MADAAAAEQARDEAAAGAEETVKIICLGDSAVGKSKLLERFLLDGFRPQQLSTFALTLYKHRARVDGQTVLVDFWDTAGQERFQSMHASYYHKAHACIMVFDVQRKVTYKNLNSWYKELREFRPEIPCVVVANKIDADMKVTQKSFNFARKFSLPFYFVSAADGTNVVKLFNDAIKLAIAYKQNSGDFMDEVMRELESFDLQKKSEDLLDKEESCPEEEPPSA is encoded by the exons ATGGCGGatgcggcggcggcggagcaggCCCGGGATGAGGCCGCGGCCGGCGCGGAGGAGACTGTGAAGATCATCTGCCTGGGCGACAGCGCCGTGGGCAAGTCCAA GCTGCTGGAGAGGTTCCTGCTCGACGGCTT CCGCCCCCAGCAGCTCTCCACCTTCGCCCTGACGCTCTACAAGCACCGTGCTCGGGTGGACGGGCAGACGGTCCTCGTGG ACTTCTGGGACACAGCTGGACAGGAGAGGTTCCAGAGCATGCATGCATCCTATTACCATAAGGCTCATGCTTGTATCATG GTGTTTGATGTGCAGCGGAAAGTCACCTACAAGAACTTAAACAGCTGGTACAAGGAGCTGAGAGAATTCCGCCCAGAGATTCCTTGCGTTGTGGTGGCCAACAAAATCGATG CGGATATGAAGGTGACCCAGAAAAGCTTCAACTTTGCCCGGAAGTTCAGTTTGCCCTTTTACTTTGTGTCTGCTGCCGATGGCACCAATGTAGTGAAG CTCTTCAATGATGCTATCAAACTGGCAATTGCTTACAAACAGAATTCAGGAGATTTCATGGACGAGGTCATGCGAGAACTGGAG AGCTTTGACCTGCAGAAGAAGAGTGAGGATTTGTTGGATAAAGAGGAGAGCTGCCCTGAAGAGGAGCCCCCATCTGCCTAA
- the NME6 gene encoding nucleoside diphosphate kinase 6 isoform X2, with translation MAAVGRSGRPLQLTLALLKPDAVAHPLVLEAVHETILSNRFLIVRARKLRCGREESRRFYREHAGRFFYQRLVEFMASGPMWAYILAHENAVPLWRSLMGPTKVFRARNSVPDSIRGAYGLTDTRNTTHGSDSPASASREIAFFFPEFNEQLWYQQEEPRLRCGQVYYNAEERVHCVFRDEETELT, from the exons atGGCGGCCGTGGGACGCTCCGGGCGGCCGCTGCAGCTGACGCTGGCGCTGCTGAAGCCGGACGCCGTGGCCCACCCGCTGGTGCTAGAG GCCGTGCACGAAACCATCCTCAGCAACCGGTTCCTCATCGTGCGCGCCAGGAAGCTGCGCTGCGGACGGGAGGAGAGCCGCCGCTTCTACCGGGAGCACGCGG GGCGGTTCTTCTACCAGCGGCTGGTGGAGTTCATGGCCAG TGGCCCCATGTGGGCTTATATCTTGGCCCATGAGAATGCTGTTCCCCTCTGGAGATCCCTGATGGGACCCACCAAAGTATTCCGAGCCCGAAACAGCGTCCCAGACTCCATCCGGGGAGCTTACGGCCTCACTGACACCAGGAATACCACTCATGGCTCAG ATTCACCAGCATCAGCCAGCAGagaaattgcctttttcttcccagagTTCAATGAACAGCTCTGGTACCAGCAGGAAGAGCCACGCCTGCGCTGTGGGCAGGTGTATTACAATGCAGAGGAGCGTGTCCACTGTGTGTTCCGAGATGAAGAAACAGAGTTGACCTGA